DNA from Hwangdonia lutea:
CATTATAAACGGGCTTGCCTGTTTTTTTATCCCAAACAACAACGGTTTCACGTTGATTGGTAATACCAATAGCAGCAATATTTTCAACATTCAATCCTTGTTTTGCAATCGCTTCTGCAGCTACTCCAGCTTGCGAAGACCAGATTTCCAACGGATCGTGTTCCACCCACCCCGGTTTAGGAAAATATTGGGTAAACTCTTTTTGAGCCAACGAAATGATGCTTCCTTTTTTATCAAAAACTATGGCTCTGGAACTTGTTGTTCCTTGGTCTAAGGCTAGTATGTATTTTTCCATAATAATGATTTGTTAGTTAATTTTTTATGACATAATGACTAGCAATTTTTAAAAAACCTGAAATTTGTTGCTGTCTCCAGTCATCAGTTTTATTTAATTCTTTCGTTAAAATAGCGGCTACCATTGGAGCAATTTCTATAGCCGCCTCGGCATCAAAAAACAGAACTCTCACACGTCTTGCCAAAACATCTTCAATAGTTCTTGCCATTTCGTTTCGTATCGCCCAAACCACTTCTGCTTTTGTAAATTCCAATCTTTGATGCAGCTTTTCGCCTAATTCTGGAAATTCCGCTATTAGTTTCTTAATCTCCTTTTGGTCACTTCCATAAATATATAAATGTTGTGATTTATCCACCATGCCACGCGCCCCATGAATTAATAAATCTTTGGTTCGGCATTGGGCATTGGGCAGTTTCCCCAGTGTAATGGCTTTATTTAAAACATCCTGTGCCATACGCCTGTAGGTGGTCCATTTACCGCCCGTTATGGTAATTAACTCAGAATCTGACACTATAATTTTATGGCTTCGCGAAATTTCCTTTGTTTTTTCAGATTTGTCTTTTGGTGCCGCCAACGGACGTAATCCGGCAAATATGCTCAACACATCTTTTTTGGTAATCTTTTTTGTTAAATATCTATTGGCAGTTTCCAAAATAAAATCGATTTCCTTATCGAGTGCTTTGGGCTCTAAACTGTGGCTGTCCAATAAAGTATCAGTTGTTCCAACCACGACGCGATTATGCCATGGCACTAAAAACAACACACGTCCGTCATCCGTTTTAGGAATCATAATCGCATCGTTTCCGGGTAAATATGATTTATCCAAAACCAAGTGAATACCTTGACTTGGGCGAATGCTATTTTTTGCCAATGCATTGTCCATTTTTAAAACTTCATCTGTAAAAACACCCGTGGCATTAATAACCACCTTAGCGTTTAAAGCGTATGTTTTGTTGGTTTCTGCATCTGTAGCCTCAACACCATTAACCAGACCATTATTGTTTTTTAAAAGCTTTTCAACCTTAAAATGATTGAGTAAAGTTGCCCCATTTTCGATGGCCGTTTGCGCTATGCTTATGGCGAGCCTTGAATCGTCAAACTGACCATCATGATAAACAACTCCGCCTTTAAGATGTTCTGATTTTATGGTTTTTAACCGAGCAGCTGTTTCGGTTTTTGAAATTCTAACCGATTTTCCAAAGCTTAATTTTCCTGCTAAAAAATCGTATATTTTTAATCCGATGGTGTAAAAAAGGTTGTCCCACCATCTATAATTAGGAATGATAAAAGATTGATTACGCACTAAATGCGATGCGTTTTTAAGCATTAATCCTCTTTCGTAAAGCGCTTCTTTAACCAAATCGATATTTCCTTGCGCCAAATACCTCACGCCGCCGTGAACCAATTTAGTGCTTCGGCTGGAAGTGCCTTTTGCAAAATCAACCTGTTCTAAAAGCAAGGTTTTAAATCCGCGGGTTGTGCTATCTAAAGCAATACCTAAGCCCGTTGCACCACCGCCAATGATAATGACATCCCAATTTGAATGCGCTTTTAACTGTTGAATTAATGTATCCCTATCAAACAAATCAACTTTTTTTTTGCTTTGATTATTTATATTTATTTTCAAATGTATCAAAATTAATTTTAAAACGAAACAAAACGAAACTATTTTATGAAATAAGCGACAAAAATTAAAATAATTAACTTCGTTTATCTTCATTTACTTATATTTGATTATATGCAGCGACATGAGACCATATTGAACATATTAGCTAAAGAAAAGCACGTTGAAGTTTTAGATTTATGTAAACAACTAAATGTTTCTGCGGTTACCATTAGAAAGGATTTAAAGCTTTTAGAGGAAAAAGGCTTGTTGTTTAGAACCCATGGTGGTGCATCTTTGGAAAACCCATACATTAAAGAGAAAGCTGTAATTGAAAAAGAAAAAATTTCGGTTGAAGAAAAAAACGGTATCGCGCAAGCCGCAGCAACAAAAATTGACGAAAACGACTCCATAATGATTGCTTCGGGAACCACTGTTCAGGCGCTTTCAAAATTTATAAAACCTAAAAACAAGCTCACGGTAATCACCTCATCCCTATACGCTGTTTTGCATTTAATCCATGATAAAAACATAGAAATTCTACAGCTTGGTGGCTATATTCGGCATAGTTCAGCCTCGGTAATTGGTACTTATGCGTCCCAGATTTTAGATAGTATTTCGTGCAGTAAGCTTTTTTTAGGTGTTGATGGGATTGATTTTGATTATGGCCTATCTACAACAAGTTTAGAAGAAGCGCAATTGAACCAAAAAATGCTAGCATCGGCCCAAAAAATTATTGTTTTAGCAGATTCTTCAAAATTCGGAAAAAAGAGTTTCGCAAAGATTTGTAATTTGAATGCTATTGATGAGATTATTACAGATAGGGGTATTTCATCAACAATCAAAAAGAAATTAGAAGAAAATGGTGTTAAGGTTACCGTTGTTTAACAGCTGTTTTACTTTCTAACATTTAAATTAATCCAGTTTTTATAAGCCGCTTCCAAAGCTTTTACTTTTTCAAGATGTTGTGACGCTAAATCATTGCGCTCTCCCGGGTCTTTCGCAATATTAAACAACTTTAATTCCATATTATCAACTATAGGCGCAATGTATTGGGCAGACGGTTCGCTTTTCCAATGGTTTTCTTTAGCATTGGTTAGTTTCCAATCACCTTTGCGCACCGCCCAGGTTTTTTGCCATTTCCACACCAGTAATCGATTCGCTTCGGGCTTTAAAAGATTGATGCCATCAATAGCGCTATCGGTAAGCGTAACACCGGCAAAATTAGTTAAGGTTGGTAAAATATCGGTTGCGCAAACATAATGGGTTTCCACTTTACCAGCATCAATTACATTAGGCCAACTTATTGCTAATGGTACGCGAATACCACCTTCCCAAAGTGAGTACTTTCCTCCTGTTAGCGGTGAGTTATTGGCACCGGTAAGTGGCGAACCGCCATTATCGGAAAGAAACACAACCACAGTATTCTCAACTAGTTTTTGTGTTTTTAAAGCATCTAAAACACGCCCGATATTGTCGTCTAAACAATTGAGGTTAGCTAAATAATACTTACGCAAATCCTCATGTTGAATGGCGCCAACTCGCGAATATTTATCGTAATAAGCTGAATAAGAACCCGGTTTATGCTTTTTGAATGCCACCAAACTATCGGGGTCGTAATTTGGAATTTCCTTTACATTGTATTTATCCAAATACTTTTTGGGAACTTGGTGAATTAAGTGATGCACAGCATTATAAGACAAAGTTAAAAAGAATGGTTTGTCTCGTTTTCGTTTAATGTATTCAACGGATTCGTCAGTCAAAATATCGGTAAGATAACCTTGGTCATAACTTTTTTCGCCCATATTGTGCATTAATGGCCCTAAAAGTGCACTTGTACCGTAAGGATCGGGCGTACGGTCCTTAATATCTTGCGAGTTCAACCAATAATCGTGGGCGTGCGCGCTAAAGCCTAAAAACTCGTCGTAGCCATGATTTAAAGGGTATTCTCGTACATTATTTTTATGAAAATTGCGTCCTAAATCATTCTTGCCAATTCGTGCTGTTTCGTAGCCAGCATCCTTTAAATACTCGGCAATGGTTTTTACGCTATCTGGTAAACCCGGGCCCCAACTTGCTGGTTTGTCCCACCTAAATTGATTTTTACCGGTTAACATTCCGGCTCGCGATGGACTGCAAACGGGTGCTGTAACATAGGCTTGTGTAAAAACTGTTCCGGAATTTCCTAGGCGCGTTATATTTGGCGTAGAAATACTTTTGTCGTGGTTTTTAAAAGGTGAAAAATCAGCATAACCTTGATCGTCAACAACAATTAAAAGAATATTGGGTTTTTTAATTTCATCTTTTTTAGCTTTTGTTTGGCACGAAACCATGCAAATCAACAAAATTAGTACGACGATATTCTTCATGATTGGTTTTATTAAATTTTGTTTAGTTTCAAATTTACTAAAAATTATCTAAAACGAAACTAAGTGAAACTAATTTAATTATTTTTTTGATACCAAATCGTGAATTATGTACAAATAAGAAAGCTTCAAAAGTAATAACTTCTGAAGCTTTTCTATTACTGTGGAGAAGATCGGATTCGAACCGACGACCTCTTGACTGCCAGTCAAGCGCTCTAGCCAACTGAGCTACATCCCCAAACTTTACTTTGTGCTAAAAAAAATTTTAGTGCTTTTTAGCAGATTTCAAAATTACATTTTTTTACCAACATTTCTAACTTTGTTTTTACAAAATATTAAATGAGTTTAAAAAACTACATTTGCACCGGTATTTAGGGGGGAATTTATTAAAATGATCAGGAAAGCGACACTTAAAGACATAGATAGAATTATAGCCATTACAAAAGCATGCGCCGTTTTTATGATTGACAAAGACATTTATCAATGGAACGAGCATTACCCCAATAAAGCGGCTTTTGAAAATGATGTTTTAAGAAATGAATTATACGTTATTGAAAAAAACAAAACCATTATTGGCTGTGTAGTTGTTTCAACTTTTATGGATGAAGAATATATTCCCATCAATTGGTTAACAGAAAACAATCGTAATGTATACATTCACCGATTAGCCGTTCATCCCAAATATCAAGGTAAAGGCTACGCACAAAGATTAATGGATTTTGCCGAAAATATCGCCATAGAAAACAACTATAGCTCTATAAGGTTAGACACCTTCTCTCAAAACAAAAGAAACCAAAAGTTTTACGAACTTCGCGGCTATAAAAAATTGGGTAATATTTATTTCCCGAAACAAAGCGATTTTCCTTTTTATTGTTACGAATTAGTACTGTGAGCACGAACATAAGTTTCAAGCATATAAATAAATTAGCGGTTCCTGCCTTGATATCTGGGGTTTCAGAACCTATTTTGTCGTTAACCGATGCTGCCATTGTTGGAAATATAGCATTTAATGCCACCGAATCTTTGGCTGCCGTGGGCATTGTAACCACTTTTTTGTCGATGCTTATTTGGGTTTTGGGGCAAACCCGAAGTGCTATTTCGTCCATTGTATCGCAATACGTTGGCGCCAATAAACTTGATAAAATCAAGAATCTACCTGCCCAAGCTATATTTATTATCACCTCATTAAGTGTTCTAATTATATTGGGCACATACCCTTTTGCAAACTTTATTTTCAAACTTTATAATGCCTCGGGTTTAATTTTAGACTATAGCGTAGATTATTACAGAATCCGTGTTTTTGGGTTTCCTTTTACACTTTTTACTATAGCCGTTTTTGGTGCTTTCCGCGGCTTACAAAACACCTACTATCCCATGCTTATTGCAATAATTGGCACCATTACAAATATTGTTTTAGATGTGGTTTTGGTTTACGGTATTGAAGGTTACATTACACCCATGAATCTTGAAGGAGCTGCTTACGCCAGCGTAATTGCACAATTTCTCATGGCTATTTTCTCTGCTTATTATTTATTGAAAAAAACCGTAATTCCATTAAAACTAAGTTTTCCCTTTAATAAAGAAATCAACCGGTTTATTTTAATGATTCTCAATCTTTTTGTGCGCACCATTGCTTTAAACGTCACGCTTTATTACGCGAGTGCATTTGCAACGAGCTACGGTGCAACCTATATTGCGGCCTATACCATTGCTATTAATTTATGGTTTCTTGGGGCTTTTATTGTTGATGGTTATGCTAGCGCTGGCAATATTTTATCGGGAAAATTATACGGCGGAAAAGAGTATCCTTTACTTATTACCTTAAGCAATAAACTGATAAAATACGGTGTAATAGTAGGCGTTTTAATTGCTGTAATTGGAGGTGTTTTGTACTATCCTATAGGCAATTTATTTACCAACGATCCCGAAGTTTTAAAGCAGTTTTACAACATTTTTTGGATTGTTTTAGCCATGCAACCGCTTTGTACAATCGCTTTTATTTTCGATGGAATCTTTAAAGGATTGGGGAAAATGAAGGCGTTGCGCAACGTGCTTTTGGCTGCAACGTTTTTAGTGTTTGTTCCTGTTTTATTTTGGTTGGATGCTCTCGACTATAAATTATACGCCATTTTTATAGCCTTAACATTATGGATTATCGCTCGAGGTTTCCCATTGATTTTTATTTTCAGAAAAATATTTATCCCGCTGTCAAAAATCAATTAACTTTGAGAGCATAATGCACATTTATTTAAAAGTATTTTTTATGACATTCTTAATGGCATTACAAGAATCAAACGTCCACGATGCTGGGTACAATATAGGATACGCCATCGGGAAATATCTGCCTTTGGTAGCCACCATAGTCATTGCGTATTTAATTTTCAGATTAATCAAAAAAAACTCCAAAAAATAAAACTATGGATATCATGTCATTTATAAGCGGCAACGGCTTGTTTTTAATTTTAGGCATCGCTTTAATAATCGTTTACATTGTAAACAGAAAAAAAAGAAGGTAGTATCTTTGCGCAGCAAATAGCATTACAACATGAGCAACATTCGCATAACAAAACAATTTTCTTTCGAAACCGGACACGCCCTTTACGGTTACGATGGCAAGTGCAAAAACGTGCACGGGCACAGCTACAAACTCTCGGTAACCGTTTTTGGAAAGCCCATAACCGATACCAATCATGTAAAATTTGGAATGGTAATCGATTTTGGCGATTTAAAAAAAATTGTCAAAGAAGAGATTGTAAACGTCTTCGACCACGCCACGGTGTTCAACAAAAACACGCCCCATGTCGAGCTCGCCAAAGAACTTGAAAACCGCGGCCACAACGTGCTTTTGGTAAACTACCAACCCACAAGCGAAATGATGGTTATCGACTTTGCGCAAAAAATAAAAAAACGTTTGCCAAACCACATTATGTTGCATTCCCTAAAACTTCAGGAAACCGATACCTCGTTTGCAGAGTGGTATGCTTCCGATAATAATTAGGGCGTTACCACAAGGGTCGGGCTTTCACTACTCGCTTCCTCCTTTCGTCGGCGAGCTCAAACACGCCGTTCAATCCCTAACGCAGCAGTCCGCAGTTGGAAGTAATCAGTCCGTAATCAGAGCGTATATTTGCAAAGAACTTAGAGAGCAAGATAGATTGAAAACAGAAATGATTTAACAAAAATTCAAGTCCCAAATTCCGACACAGTCGGAAAAGTCAATCTGCAGAAATAATGAGCGAAAAACGTAACTGCGAAGCACAGCTTCAAGCATGAAGTTTTTAAAGCGAATGTTCCGCAGGAATTTCCTCAGATTGACATGATTTTTTGGTTCGTTTTGTATCAAGACAAAATGAACAAAAAGAAAAAATTAATACTAAAAAATGAGATTCCTGCCTTAGCAGGAATATATTATATTTACAGCATGCAAATTCCACAAGGAAAAAAAATATATTTCGCATCCGATAACCATTTAGGCGCACCCACACAAGAAGCCTCTCGCCCGCGCGAAAAAAAATTCGTGGCTTGGTTAGACACCGTAAAACACGATGCGGCAGCTATTTTCCTTTTAGGCGATTTATTCGATTTTTGGATGGAATACAAAAAAGTAGTCCCAAAAGGGTTTACTCGAACTCTGGGTAAACTTGCCGAAATATCAGATTCCGGCATGCCAATCTACTACTTTGTTGGCAACCACGACCTATGGATGAACGGCTATTTTGAAGAAGAGCTCAACATTCCCGTATACCACAAACCCGAAGAATTTACCTTTAACGACAAAACTTTTTTTATTGGCCACGGCGATGGTTTGGGTCCTCACGACAAAGGCTATAAGCGCATGAAAAAGGTGTTTACAAATCCGTTTTGCAAATGGCTTTTTAGATGGCTACACCCCGATTTAGGCGTGCGATTGGCACAACACTTATCGGTAAAAAACAAAATGATTTCGGGCGACGAAGATGCTAAATTTTTAGGCGAAGACAACGAATGGCTCGTACAATATTGTAAACGCAAACTGGAAGACAAACACCGCGATTTTTTTGTTTTCGGACACAGACATTTGCCATTAAATATAGACCTTAACGGAACTTCTAAATATATTAATTTAGGCGACTGGATTTCGCATTATACTTATGGTGTTTTTGATGGGGAGACGATGGAGTTAAAAACATATCGCACCTAAAATTCTAATGGCAAGTACACCCCGCGAGAAGGATTGCAGCGGCATCCTTTTTTGTGCGCGCCTAATATTTGATAGACGCAAAAATTTATACTGTTTACTATTTGCTTAATGCGATACTAAAACCACTTTGCACAAAAAAGATATAGTGTAAAGCCTGTTTGCCATTTTTATGGCAACTCGCCCAAAAATTAATGGTCGTTTTCGTGCGCATCAATATCTTGTTGCAAGTCAAGTTTACGCAATGGCTTGTTTTTAACACCTATAATTCCAACGACAATAAGGGTTACTGTTCCGCCAAGAACCACGGCGAGTGGTGCGCCAAAAATACGTGCAGCTATCCCGCTTTCCAAGGCGCCGAGTTCGTTGGAAGACCCTACAAACATTGAGTTAACCGCACCCACGCGCCCGCGCATGGCGTCTGGTGTTTTAAGTTGCAGTATGGTTTGACGCACGACCATTGAAATACCATCGAAAACCCCCGAGAAGAATAGCGCCAAAATACTTAACCACAATAATTTTGAAGCTCCGAATACAATCATGCAAGCTCCAAATCCGAACACCGAAACGAGTAATTTTTTTCCTGTATTTTTTGTAATCGGGATATAGGTTGTGGCCAGCATGGTGATAATACTGCCGGAGGAAAGTGCTGCGTTTAATAATCCAAATCCTTTGGGTCCGGCATCTAAAATATCTTTTGCAAATACGGCAAAAATGGCAACGGCGCCACCAAATAAAACGGCAATCATATCTAAGGTTAGTGCGCCTAAAATGACTTTGTCGTTAAACACAAAACTAAGTCCTGCTTTTAGGCTTTCTTTCACGGATTCATTCCTGCCTTTATTTAAAACAGGTTTTTTAGTTATTTGAAATACTAACAATAATGCCAGCATAACCAACAAAAATATAATACCAAGTGTATAGTGAACACCAATCCAAGCAATTAAAAACCCACCAACTAAAGCTCCAAAAACATTGGCGCCTTTCCATGTACTACTGCTCCAGGTTGCGGCATTTGGGTATATTTTTTTTGGAACAAGCAATGCAATTAGCGAAAAAATAGTAGGGCCAAAAAAGGCTCTTAAAACACCTCCAAAAAACACTAATGCATAAATGCCGTATAGTATGGCACTGGTTTCCCATGTGGCTTCAACCGTACTTGAAGTTAGCCAAAATAGTCCAAAACTGATTAAAGAAAACAGGGCAATACAAAGTGTGAATAGGTTTCGTTTTTCTTTTTTATCTACAATATGTCCAGCAAAAGGTGCCAGTAAAAATGCCGGTAAAAATTCGCAAAGTCCTATAATACCAAGTGCCAAAGGGTCTTTGGTTAGGGCATATACTTGCCATTCTATAACCACAAATTGCATAGACCATCCAAAAACCAATGCAAAACGCACCAATAAAAAAATATTGAATTCTTTAATACGCAAAGCGGCGTACGGATCGTTTTTAGACATTTGTTAAGCTTTTATATCTCTTAGTTTAAGTTGAAGCGACACGTTGCCTCTAAACTCATTTTCATCGATGGAATATACTGCCTTAAATGGTTTTTTATCAGAAATCAATTCATATTTATCGCCCATTCCAAACCCAATACAAACTATACTTTTAGAAGCATTTGGTTGTTTTGCCGTTAAGCGCAAGTGGGTTTTATCGGCGCCAACACATTTACCGTAACCGGTATCGGTTAAATTTTCAGTCAAAAAAACGGGGGTCATATTTGCTGGACCAAAAGGAGCAAACTGCTTTAATATTCTATAAAACTTTGGGGTTATGTCTTTTAAATCGATTTTAGCATCGATTTTAATCTCAGGAATTAGCAAGTTTCTGTCAATAGTTTTTGACACCTCATCTTCAAAAGCTTGTTTAAAAGCTTCGTAATTTTCTTCTTTAAGTGTTAGTCCTGCCGCATATTTATGTCCTCCAAATTGCTCGATATGCGCACTACAAGCTTCAATGGCATTGTACACATCGAACCCACGAACGCTGCGTGCCGAAGCCGCTAAATATTCACCACTGCGCGTAAATACCAGAGTTGGTCTGTAATACGTTTCCGTTAATCTTGAAGCTACAATACCTATAACGCCTTTATGCCAATCTTGGTGGTAAACCACGGTGGTAAGTCGGTCGTGTTCTTTGTTATCTTCAATTTGTTTAAGGGCTTCTTCAGTAATTTGCTTATCGGTTTCGCGTCTATCTAAATTATACTCATCAATCTCAGAAGCATACTGTTGTGCTTTATCGGCCTCTTCTTCGGCTAGTAAAGTAACGGCATAATTCCCGTGTTTCATGCGTCCCGCAGCGTTAATCCTTGGGGCGACAATAAATACGACGTCGGTAATGGTGAGTTCTGTTTTTTCAACTTGGTCTAAAATAGCTTTTATGCCGGGGCGCGGATTGGTGTTAATAACTTGTAATCCGAAATAAGCCAATGCCCTATTTTCACCATCAATGGGAAC
Protein-coding regions in this window:
- a CDS encoding 6-pyruvoyl trahydropterin synthase family protein, translating into MSNIRITKQFSFETGHALYGYDGKCKNVHGHSYKLSVTVFGKPITDTNHVKFGMVIDFGDLKKIVKEEIVNVFDHATVFNKNTPHVELAKELENRGHNVLLVNYQPTSEMMVIDFAQKIKKRLPNHIMLHSLKLQETDTSFAEWYASDNN
- a CDS encoding UDP-2,3-diacylglucosamine diphosphatase, with translation MQIPQGKKIYFASDNHLGAPTQEASRPREKKFVAWLDTVKHDAAAIFLLGDLFDFWMEYKKVVPKGFTRTLGKLAEISDSGMPIYYFVGNHDLWMNGYFEEELNIPVYHKPEEFTFNDKTFFIGHGDGLGPHDKGYKRMKKVFTNPFCKWLFRWLHPDLGVRLAQHLSVKNKMISGDEDAKFLGEDNEWLVQYCKRKLEDKHRDFFVFGHRHLPLNIDLNGTSKYINLGDWISHYTYGVFDGETMELKTYRT
- a CDS encoding MFS transporter, with translation MSKNDPYAALRIKEFNIFLLVRFALVFGWSMQFVVIEWQVYALTKDPLALGIIGLCEFLPAFLLAPFAGHIVDKKEKRNLFTLCIALFSLISFGLFWLTSSTVEATWETSAILYGIYALVFFGGVLRAFFGPTIFSLIALLVPKKIYPNAATWSSSTWKGANVFGALVGGFLIAWIGVHYTLGIIFLLVMLALLLVFQITKKPVLNKGRNESVKESLKAGLSFVFNDKVILGALTLDMIAVLFGGAVAIFAVFAKDILDAGPKGFGLLNAALSSGSIITMLATTYIPITKNTGKKLLVSVFGFGACMIVFGASKLLWLSILALFFSGVFDGISMVVRQTILQLKTPDAMRGRVGAVNSMFVGSSNELGALESGIAARIFGAPLAVVLGGTVTLIVVGIIGVKNKPLRKLDLQQDIDAHENDH
- a CDS encoding MATE family efflux transporter; translated protein: MSTNISFKHINKLAVPALISGVSEPILSLTDAAIVGNIAFNATESLAAVGIVTTFLSMLIWVLGQTRSAISSIVSQYVGANKLDKIKNLPAQAIFIITSLSVLIILGTYPFANFIFKLYNASGLILDYSVDYYRIRVFGFPFTLFTIAVFGAFRGLQNTYYPMLIAIIGTITNIVLDVVLVYGIEGYITPMNLEGAAYASVIAQFLMAIFSAYYLLKKTVIPLKLSFPFNKEINRFILMILNLFVRTIALNVTLYYASAFATSYGATYIAAYTIAINLWFLGAFIVDGYASAGNILSGKLYGGKEYPLLITLSNKLIKYGVIVGVLIAVIGGVLYYPIGNLFTNDPEVLKQFYNIFWIVLAMQPLCTIAFIFDGIFKGLGKMKALRNVLLAATFLVFVPVLFWLDALDYKLYAIFIALTLWIIARGFPLIFIFRKIFIPLSKIN
- a CDS encoding GNAT family N-acetyltransferase, with the translated sequence MIRKATLKDIDRIIAITKACAVFMIDKDIYQWNEHYPNKAAFENDVLRNELYVIEKNKTIIGCVVVSTFMDEEYIPINWLTENNRNVYIHRLAVHPKYQGKGYAQRLMDFAENIAIENNYSSIRLDTFSQNKRNQKFYELRGYKKLGNIYFPKQSDFPFYCYELVL
- a CDS encoding DeoR/GlpR family DNA-binding transcription regulator, whose amino-acid sequence is MQRHETILNILAKEKHVEVLDLCKQLNVSAVTIRKDLKLLEEKGLLFRTHGGASLENPYIKEKAVIEKEKISVEEKNGIAQAAATKIDENDSIMIASGTTVQALSKFIKPKNKLTVITSSLYAVLHLIHDKNIEILQLGGYIRHSSASVIGTYASQILDSISCSKLFLGVDGIDFDYGLSTTSLEEAQLNQKMLASAQKIIVLADSSKFGKKSFAKICNLNAIDEIITDRGISSTIKKKLEENGVKVTVV
- the recJ gene encoding single-stranded-DNA-specific exonuclease RecJ — protein: MRWTLKPKPEASKLAVLKEALQVDTPIATLLLQRGIETYEDAKTFFRPSLNDLHDPFLMQDMDLAVARIEKAMANKENILVYGDYDVDGTTAVALMSTYLKTKYPLVHTYIPNRYDEGYGISYKGINFALENDFSLIIALDCGIKSVEKVAHAKKLGIDFIICDHHRPGNEIPKAVAVLDPKREDCNYPYKELCGCGVGFKLVQALASKEGETVEDLTEYLDLVATAIGADIVPIDGENRALAYFGLQVINTNPRPGIKAILDQVEKTELTITDVVFIVAPRINAAGRMKHGNYAVTLLAEEEADKAQQYASEIDEYNLDRRETDKQITEEALKQIEDNKEHDRLTTVVYHQDWHKGVIGIVASRLTETYYRPTLVFTRSGEYLAASARSVRGFDVYNAIEACSAHIEQFGGHKYAAGLTLKEENYEAFKQAFEDEVSKTIDRNLLIPEIKIDAKIDLKDITPKFYRILKQFAPFGPANMTPVFLTENLTDTGYGKCVGADKTHLRLTAKQPNASKSIVCIGFGMGDKYELISDKKPFKAVYSIDENEFRGNVSLQLKLRDIKA
- a CDS encoding sulfatase family protein, with the protein product MKNIVVLILLICMVSCQTKAKKDEIKKPNILLIVVDDQGYADFSPFKNHDKSISTPNITRLGNSGTVFTQAYVTAPVCSPSRAGMLTGKNQFRWDKPASWGPGLPDSVKTIAEYLKDAGYETARIGKNDLGRNFHKNNVREYPLNHGYDEFLGFSAHAHDYWLNSQDIKDRTPDPYGTSALLGPLMHNMGEKSYDQGYLTDILTDESVEYIKRKRDKPFFLTLSYNAVHHLIHQVPKKYLDKYNVKEIPNYDPDSLVAFKKHKPGSYSAYYDKYSRVGAIQHEDLRKYYLANLNCLDDNIGRVLDALKTQKLVENTVVVFLSDNGGSPLTGANNSPLTGGKYSLWEGGIRVPLAISWPNVIDAGKVETHYVCATDILPTLTNFAGVTLTDSAIDGINLLKPEANRLLVWKWQKTWAVRKGDWKLTNAKENHWKSEPSAQYIAPIVDNMELKLFNIAKDPGERNDLASQHLEKVKALEAAYKNWINLNVRK
- a CDS encoding glycerol-3-phosphate dehydrogenase/oxidase, which translates into the protein MNINNQSKKKVDLFDRDTLIQQLKAHSNWDVIIIGGGATGLGIALDSTTRGFKTLLLEQVDFAKGTSSRSTKLVHGGVRYLAQGNIDLVKEALYERGLMLKNASHLVRNQSFIIPNYRWWDNLFYTIGLKIYDFLAGKLSFGKSVRISKTETAARLKTIKSEHLKGGVVYHDGQFDDSRLAISIAQTAIENGATLLNHFKVEKLLKNNNGLVNGVEATDAETNKTYALNAKVVINATGVFTDEVLKMDNALAKNSIRPSQGIHLVLDKSYLPGNDAIMIPKTDDGRVLFLVPWHNRVVVGTTDTLLDSHSLEPKALDKEIDFILETANRYLTKKITKKDVLSIFAGLRPLAAPKDKSEKTKEISRSHKIIVSDSELITITGGKWTTYRRMAQDVLNKAITLGKLPNAQCRTKDLLIHGARGMVDKSQHLYIYGSDQKEIKKLIAEFPELGEKLHQRLEFTKAEVVWAIRNEMARTIEDVLARRVRVLFFDAEAAIEIAPMVAAILTKELNKTDDWRQQQISGFLKIASHYVIKN